The proteins below are encoded in one region of Fibrella aestuarina BUZ 2:
- a CDS encoding NupC/NupG family nucleoside CNT transporter yields the protein MERFTGLLGIVLILGIAFAMSNNRKAINYRTVGVGLGLQFGLAVFVLKTDLGQNVFNYLGFLVNKTLENADKGAAFVFGTLVNRDLMVRAFGSGNDFVFFFKVIPTIIFVAVLVNIFYYLGIMQRIVAVMARVMKWLMGVSGAEALSNVASTFVGQVEAQIMIKPYLGTMTNSELLASMAGSFACIAGGVLAVYISLGVPAPYLLAASIMAAPGALVISKIVFPETEASTTQGTVKLEIKKAHANLVDAIASGASEGLKVGLNVVAMLIGFIALISLIDMILGKVGSLSGFSQLSLNYLLGKLFSVFAWAMGVPGKDVEAAGALMGTKMVVNEFVAYIDLVKLKPTLDPKTIAITSFALCGFANFSSIAIQIGGIGELAPNRRTDLAKLGFKALICGTLASYMSATLAGLLL from the coding sequence ATGGAGCGTTTTACCGGCCTGCTCGGCATCGTACTGATTTTAGGCATTGCCTTTGCCATGTCGAACAACCGTAAGGCTATCAATTACCGCACCGTTGGTGTGGGGCTGGGGCTGCAATTTGGCCTCGCCGTCTTCGTCCTTAAAACCGATCTGGGGCAGAATGTCTTCAACTACCTCGGATTTCTGGTCAATAAAACCCTCGAAAACGCGGATAAGGGCGCCGCCTTCGTCTTCGGGACGCTCGTCAACCGCGACCTGATGGTGCGCGCGTTTGGGAGCGGCAACGATTTCGTTTTCTTCTTCAAGGTGATTCCCACCATCATCTTTGTGGCGGTGCTGGTCAACATCTTTTATTACCTGGGCATCATGCAGCGGATTGTGGCCGTGATGGCGCGGGTGATGAAATGGCTGATGGGCGTGAGTGGTGCCGAAGCCCTTTCCAACGTCGCCAGTACGTTTGTGGGGCAGGTCGAGGCGCAGATTATGATCAAGCCGTATCTGGGCACCATGACGAACTCCGAACTGCTGGCCTCGATGGCGGGCAGCTTCGCCTGTATTGCCGGGGGCGTGCTGGCCGTGTATATCTCGCTGGGTGTGCCGGCGCCGTATCTGCTCGCGGCCAGTATCATGGCGGCACCGGGGGCGCTGGTCATTTCGAAAATTGTCTTTCCCGAAACGGAGGCGTCGACCACGCAGGGTACGGTGAAGCTGGAAATCAAGAAAGCGCACGCCAACCTGGTCGATGCCATTGCCAGCGGCGCCAGCGAAGGGCTGAAAGTGGGCCTTAACGTGGTGGCTATGCTGATCGGCTTTATCGCGCTGATTTCGCTCATCGATATGATTCTGGGCAAAGTGGGTAGCCTGTCGGGCTTCTCGCAACTGAGCCTCAATTACCTGCTGGGCAAGCTCTTTTCGGTGTTTGCCTGGGCAATGGGCGTACCGGGGAAAGATGTGGAAGCGGCCGGCGCCCTGATGGGTACCAAAATGGTGGTGAATGAGTTTGTTGCCTACATCGATCTGGTGAAACTTAAGCCAACGCTCGACCCCAAAACCATCGCTATCACCAGCTTTGCCCTCTGTGGGTTTGCCAATTTCTCGTCGATTGCTATTCAGATCGGTGGTATTGGCGAACTGGCTCCCAACCGCCGCACCGATCTGGCCAAGCTTGGCTTCAAAGCCCTGATCTGCGGCACGTTGGCCAGCTACATGTCGGCCACTTTGGCGGGACTTTTATTGTAA